TAACAGTTGATCACGGCATCATGGTTTGTGAAAAGTGTCTTAGCGAGATCGACGACCCACAAGATATCAACCACTGGCGTTGTCTAAACGACAGTATGTGGAGCCAAGAAGCACCGGTTCAAGTAACCGCTTGGCGTCAACTTACTCGTCTAAATGCTGAAGGTTGGGCTCAAGATCTACTAGACATGATGTATCTTGAAGAAGAGACTTCAGTTTGGGCACAGATCGGCATGTCAGCTGATGACAAACCATTCGATATTAACGGCGTTGAGCTTAAAAAAGGTGACGACGTAACAGTAACCAAAGATCTTCCAGTGAAAGGTACCAACCAAGTAATCAAGCAAGGTACGGTTATCCGTGGCATCAGCA
Above is a window of Vibrio cortegadensis DNA encoding:
- a CDS encoding PhnA domain-containing protein → MSSEATMLERCQSKCELCSADTQLTAYAVPPHSYVTVDHGIMVCEKCLSEIDDPQDINHWRCLNDSMWSQEAPVQVTAWRQLTRLNAEGWAQDLLDMMYLEEETSVWAQIGMSADDKPFDINGVELKKGDDVTVTKDLPVKGTNQVIKQGTVIRGISIGDDPKLVSGKANGGQSMYVIAEFCRKK